The following nucleotide sequence is from Pochonia chlamydosporia 170 chromosome 4, whole genome shotgun sequence.
ATTTGGTCAAAGAATGGCTTAAGGGCGTAGACTTCCGTGAAGCGGATCGATAGTCTTCAGGTTGTGGGTATCGTGTAAACCATAGCCCCGGTAGTCCGGCCTGGGCACTTTGGTGAGAGGTTTGAACCAGACAAATAGGCAGCAAAAATCTAGCACCTCAGATACAGGGGGTTTGAAAACCTCTGACTCGGCTCCGCTCGGCACCAAGGATGATGGGAGTTGTAAGTTGAAACCGCGCACCAATAGAAGCAGCACGCTTTACCTTCGAGTTCTCTTGATGCCAGGCAAAGTGCTTGTGCCGTATTAGACACAAAACGGCCAGCTGAAATATTGTTGGAGTAAGCTTGTAACTGCTagttgcagcagcagggTTCCGTAGTCATGACCTGCAGCTTTACCCAGCTTTACCCAGCTTTACCTGTTCGGCAGAGGCTAAATCAGGCTGCTCAACCTGACCTTGATGAGAGCTTGTCTTGCGAGTTTGTACTAGTTGGTAGTTCGGTTCCATGGCCAACTGATCCGAGTGGTAACTGAATCTCCACCCACTTACCAACgccaaaagccaccaactCATCCCGATGGGGCACATTTGTACGAGGTCAGGTCAATGCGCCGTTACCCGTCGGCCAGGCTCTGAGCAATCGTGACCCTTGAACTGATAACGTCTATCACATCGTCGAAATATTTGTATGAGTTATGATATTGTATGAGCAACGAGACAGACTTGGCGCATCCAATTGACAGCTGCAGCTATGGCAGCTTCCCATGGCTGAGTCTCATCCCGGGTTACCTGACAAAGTCGGTCTAATCACTCCAACGGATAACTTCCTGTTGAGGTGGTCCTCATGCCCCAGAGGACAAACGAGCCATCCGTCGGCCGATTGAAGCCTTTGACAGGGCTTGAAATCGAAGATCCAAGCACTCCGAAGTAGCACATGCCAAAAGTCCCCATCCCTGTGCCTTTGCATGAAGAGGACGTGCGTGATCGACAGTCAGCCCAGCTCACTTCTAAGCTCAGAGACAACGGTTCAGTGCCAGCGGCACCGCACAGGCTTTTGATAACGGTCCGTGCCCGTGGCGCCGCCCAACAACGTGGCCGAACCCGCGTCTGACTCTCGCTAGGATCCGACGATTAGTGCTGCGAAGCACTAGTTGTGTCACAACCTGTTCTTTGTCTGGACAAGAAAGAAGGCCACCTTCTTTCTGAATTCCCGGGTTCATGACCTGACTGCTGATAATGGCAGCAGACTCTGGGTACTGCCCCCAGTTTGATCTGCTTCCAGCATTCCTAGGTCAACATATGCCTCTCCTATGCTCTTGTCTATCAACCCATTTTTGAAACACCAAGCACACGAATTCGCACGTACACGACACCCACCGAATTTGTCACGAAAGGGCTAATCGTCGAGTGCCAGTGACGCTCTTGACACCCCAGATGTGTGAGGTCCTAAACAGGACTCTGTGGCGCTTCCCGAAGAGCCGTTCCCCATGTTCCATGTTGTCCTCGTCTCTCCAGAAACTTGCTCGTCTGATCACAGTCCCTGTCTGGGGATTGTGTTACGCGTAATTAGGATGGGGGCCGGATACAAGATCGTTGTGCTCGGTATCGGTTCTGATGCATGCTGGCACGGGATCGAGCATCAAATAATCAATTTTACGACGCCGTTTCTCTGACATCCGAGAATGCTGGAATAATACAGTTTCCCTGGCACAAATTTCACGTCTGTGAGATGAGTGGCCGGCCACACTACACCAATGCTGGGAATCAACAATCCTTGACGTGACCAACAATGAGGCATTACTGCCCCAACGCCAAATATTGCTCAACCACACGTTTTGTGATGAGTTGCCGGGTCCAAAACGTGTGCTCATCAAGATGCCTGACGGtttctttgcttttcttaAGGTCTGGAATAGCCACGTGTATCTGTTTGCGCCACGGTGGTTGTTTTTACTTTTTCATCGAGTGTGGAAAAGTTCTGGTGTGTCGCCTCGAAGGTGGGTGTCTAGGATGTCTTTGCTTTTGGGGATAACAAgactggcggcggcaaagaatTGGTGAGCCTCAACTAAACAAAATTTGTAAGCGCGGCCGGGAAAGGCGCGCCGTTATCCAGTGCATTTGACACGTCAATTTCTTGTTGCGCCTGGGATGTTATTTATGTTCCATTGTTGTGTGCGTGCTTTAATCCCGGGGATGGCGCCGGGGAGAGTTAAGTGGCGTTTCTATTCAAGGCGACTCGACGAGGTTGGCCATGAGGTTGGCCATGAGGGCAATTTAGGGTAGCAGCCGGGGCCTCGTGATGGTCGATGCGGAAGTGCCCAGATGTCAACTCATTTCGACTGTGTTGAAAACAACATCAGGGGCAAAGCACTGTGGGTCGATGCTGTAACTCCATGTttctttcgtttctttttccgATTGGTAATATTGATGGCGTTCTGACTATTTCCTAATTGCCACATTGAGCAGATATTGAGACACGGGAACATCCTAAGACAAATTGATATTTTCCGAGACCACCATAAGCTGGACATGATCGGGTTTTCGTAAGATTCCCAGGCAAAGTAAGAGTATTGAATGATGGCGTTGTATTATTCGGAGGTTTTATCCCACTTTCATCGTTGGCGCCAATTTGGCCACCGTATCGGGAGGCGATCTGTGGCTACCAAATTCCACGTGTAGAGCGCCAAGGCGCGATTGTGACAACACTGCGGCGTAATATGCTGGAGTTTGAATGTCCAGAACCGAGAAGCTGTTACCAAGAACTATACTGCATTGTATTGGAAGTCGAGGATGGTGTGTAAGTTTTGAGTGGTGAACTGGAAACTTGCAACTTCAGACCATTGAGGTTGGAGAGTCgggttggagttggttcATGAGCTCCAAGACAGTCTGGCAATGGACCCACCTCGATGTATGCTTTGATTGGATGATATTTTATGGTGCCTGGCACCTGCCGGGGACTGATGGGCCTGGGCTGCAGCTGTCATCAGTTGAATGCCGTCAACAACTGGCAGCACTTGGGCATCATTAATGTGGGCCAATCACTGGGAGGTCGAAGCTTGATGCTGAGTCTGATTGAAGCTCCACCAACGAGCTTCTGATCTTCAGCCTTGTTGCCTGCCCCTCCAGCATCGCGATATCAACATCGAGGAAAGGTTGTTTCTTTGACCTGCCATTCGCAAAACGACGCATCATCTCTGGGACATGTTCTCGCGATTCCACTAGTCAAGACCATGGCCAACCCCGTGGGCGAAGATGGTTGGGTTGCCTACATTGAGGAGGCCGTGCGAAACGGCTCTGGTCTCGAACACCACGTCAACGTCGTCGAGCTGTACAAACGCGCCGTTGGCGCAGAGCCGGGAAGCTTGCGCCTGTGGCTAGCATACTGCAACTACTTTTGGCATCTCTGGGAGAGCAGCAACTCTAGTAATGCTGGCTGGTCCGATGAGGAGCAGGTGCTGGGGCGCGAGGTCTTCTCATTTGATGCCGCCCTCGATCTTTGGCAGCAAGGGTATGAAGCAGTTCAATATCGTCTGAGCGATAGCCACGAACTGTGGGACCGTTGGATATCTGTTGAAATGGAACAGCTTGTCAAGGGCAAAACGACTGAGGGCGTCCGCCGAATCACCCAGCTCTATCTCGACCGGTTATCGACACCCCATTTAACCTGGGACGAAACGTCGCAAGCATTTTCGAGCTTTTTATCGCAATATAACAAATCCGAGTGGGAGAAGACTATGCAAGAAATTACATTAATTGCCCAAACCACAAAAAGGGCTATTCAAGTGCGAGACCCGTTcgagctgaagctgaagcaagCCCAGCGCAACCATGATATCGAAAGCGAAAAGGCTCAACTGCGTGATTACATTGACTGGGAAGTTCGGGGTtcaaaaagaaagcaagacGGGGCCGACTTGACACTAAATCTTTGCGCTGGTCTGTTCGACCGGGCGCTAACCGGATTGTTTGCGACTGATGAGGATGTCTGGTATGACTATATTGTGTTCCTATCCTCCTCGGCATCTAAATCTTCTTTCCCGGCAGATCGCTTGCTCAATGCGTCACGGAGATCAGTCCAGCATTGCCCCTGGTCCGGTCGCCTGTGGAGCAGATATATTCTGTCCGCCGAGGAGGCGAAATTGGCTTTTGCAGATATCGAATCCATTAAGAACACTGCAGCCAGCGACGACCAGTTGTACAAAAGCGGCATGGAAGGTATGATTGAAGTGTATGGAACTTGGTGCGCGCTTCTAAAGAGAATGGCACTCGAACCAGCTGCTACCGATGAAGAGTTGGATGTCGCAGACGAGGGCTTAAGGACCGCCTTGGAAGAGGTGCATACTACGGGAAAGAGGCTCTATGGCAAAGATTTCCAAGGTGACCCCAAGTATCGACTTGAGCGCATATATATTCAATACCTTACGGAGAAGGAGGGCGCCATTCAAGCCGCCAGGGCACAGTGGAAAAAACTCGAACGAAGAAGCATCTATGCAGATAGCTACGACTTTTGGTTCAACTACTACACGTGGGAGATGCTTGTCTTCTCTTCCAGCTGGAACCAGGAAGGACAAGACCATCTCCGAGTGCCCACCGAGGCTACAGCAGTTCTATCATCCGCTGCACAGCGCAAGACCATCGACTGGCCAGAAAAAGTGCTCGACATGTACCAACAACATTGCAGTACTCATGAGCTACCGTCAGTAGTGCGTCAGGCAGACGACTTTGTTCACAAAACGCAAAAAGTTCTTGCATACCGACGAAagagacaagaagagcagcaagctGCACAGTACGCCGCCTACTATGAGAGTCAGGCGCAGGAACAACAAGCAGAAGCACCCGCAGAAAAGGCGTCAACACAGCAGGAACAAGCAGCGGCTGACGAGATGGCGTCTCCGAGCGGACCAAAGAGGAAGCGGGAGTCCCTCGCAGATACTCAGGAAGACGAGACAGAGAATGCGACCAAACGCCAGCGAAGCGGCGAAGAAATTCCGAGTGCGTCTGGACAGCCTCCCAAGCGGGACAGGGAGCATTCCACTATTATCGTCACCAATTTACCGTTTGACGCAACCCAGGCTGCCGTCCGTAAATACTTCAAACCATACGGAGCCATCAATAACGTTACCGCGTTTGTTAAGGAAAAAGACAGCCAGTCCACCACGGCGTTAATCGAGTTTAGCTCCCCAGAAGAAGCGCAGTCTGCTCTTCTTAGGGATTCTAAATACTTTGGCGAGTCCCAAATCACCGTACAACTGGGCCATGATCTCACCGTCTACGTTGCCAACTATCCTCCAGCCGCCGACGAGAACTTCATACGACAGCTGTTCAAGGACTGCGGGGACATTCTCAGCATCCGCTGGCCAAGTCTCAAAGTGAACACCCATCGACGCTTCTGCTACGTCTCTTTCCGCGATAGAAAAGCCTCGGCCAAGGCCgtcgccaaagaaggcaagcTCCTGGAAGGCAAATACCGCCTTCTGGCGAAGTATTCAGACCCCAACCGCAAGAAGAACCGCGAGGGCGCCATCGCTGAAGGCCGTGAAGTCCACATTAGCAACCTCGATCGGTCTGCTACCGAACAAGACATTCGTGCCGTGTTTGGCAAATTCGGAACCGTCAAGAGGGTCAACATCCCGCTCAATATGGCGGGGACGAATCGCGGGTTCGCGTTCCTAGATTTTGAGAACAAAGACCAGGCTGAGAATGCGGTCCAAGaactcaacaacaccaagttcAGGAGTCAAATCCTGCAGGTCGAAGTCTCCAAAGAAAACAAGGTCAAACCGTCCGCCAAATCAACTGATTTCCAGCGCGCATCCGCCTCGCCTGCCCCGTCGTCAGTAAAAGACACAGAAGGCGACGACGCAATGGGGGACGCAAACTCAGCTACCGGTCCTTCTAAACCCTCATCCGCAGAAATCGCAGCCAGAACCATCGCCCTAATGGGCCTGCCTGACACTGTCAACGACGCACGCGTCAAAGCTCTCGTCGAACCACTCGGGTCTATTGTCAAACTTGTCCATCAGCCTGGTCATGGGGGCGCTATTATCGAATTCGTCGATGTCGCTACcgctggcaaagctgcccTTCAACTCAATAGCATGGAGTACGAAGGACAGAAGCTCCGCACAGGATCGGCGGATGAATTGCGCCAGAATAAGCCTGATAATCGGGCTGGAGGGCAGATGACCAAACCAAAAGGTCTTATGGCTCCTCCGCAGGCTACGCGGCGGGCTGTGCTGGGTAGGCCTGGTCCGAAGAGGGGATTGGGGTTCACTCCTAGAGTTGCGGCTGCGGCCGCGGCTTCGGCACCTGTTGAGAAGACGGGTGGACAGAAGAGTAATGCTGATTTTAAGGCCATGTTTCTTGCTGGACGGGAaaatgcagagaagaagagtgATGCGACGGAGTGAAAAGTATCTTTGTAAAATAGCAAAAGGGAATGAAATGGTCTGGTTATGAGGGATATGTATTGTAAACTTGCTCTAGGTTGTGTATACCATTGAAATGTCATAAATACATCAATTGTCTGCCTTCTATGTTAACACCTATATGCACATCGTTTCTATCCCAAAGTGTGTGTCGTGATTCAGAAAATGCCCTTTTCATTTCGTGTATTAACCCAAGCCACCGGCAACCTATGCCTTAGCCACAGCAACGGACACACCACTATTCTTCCCGTCATCTCTTTGATCCTGGGTAAATAGCTTCTGCCACACCTCAAGCCACTTCTCCTGTTGAGCGGTGGGCAATTTCCCAGGCTGTTTGAATGACCGGGTTAGGAGCTCGCGGAGACGAGTGCGCAGAACTTTGAGCACGAGCATGGTTTTCCAGTCGGGGAGGGCGAAGCGGCCTCTGTTGCCGTCGAGGATGATTACGCCCGAGAACATCTGGGCGAGTTAGTTGAGAGTTGGCATATGGAGTTGGGGAACATACATCGCAGCGGACGTCGCCGCACAGAAGGGCAATAGCGAATGGCTCAACGGCCGTGGTTTCGTGCGCGTGATAGACACTGCTATGGTTAGTGTGTCGTTGAAGGAAGGATTTGAGGAGTTACTCACGTCTTTGACTGCATAATGTGGTAGTATGATAGCCATTTAATGTCTAAAAAGCCTCTGTTCACAGATGACGGGTGCAAGCTTATGTTTTGGTTGTTACCAATGTTCCGTAAGCCCTTGGTGCCAGGGGTATCGCGAACAAGAAGCTTGGGATAGAAACTCCATGCTATGACTGACGACGAAATCAAGTCATTTTCGCTGTTTGTGTTCACGCGTCGAGGGACTTCGTAAAAGTTCTGCTGCCGTCTTCGGCCTTGTGCGAACCTGAGGCGTGCTAATGTACGGCGCTCTTCTTCAGTTAAAGAGAGGAAACCGGAGTCTGCCAACGATACCAGCAACTGGCCTTTCAAGTCCTCGATGTTGGCTAGCGTTTGCTGGCTTAGGAAGTTTTTGCGGCAGAATTGAAACTCTTTGCCTACGCCGCTATTGGCTTGGCATACTCTCTTCCAGGCGAGGTAGGCGTTGTATATGGTAAGGAGGTCAGAATCAGCACGGCGAAACGACATTCGCGCGTTATCGGCTTGTGCGCGTTGACCCCAAGGCGCGGAGAAGGGTGATTTGGATGACAGAATCGCTGCCACTGTGATGGCCATGTCGAGACATTTGAAGATCGTGCCCAGGAGTATGAGCTTGCCCAGGAACACGTCCAAGGGTAATCTCGCCAGCTGGTGCCCTAATGGGGTGAGTTCCTCGGCTGTTGTCAATGCACGAACATCGACCAATGCATCAATCGCACGGCGGATGTTCTTGGCTGATGGAGCATCCAGTGCGTCGCCGAGAGTCTCCTCGATGCCACCAATCTTGCAGATCTTGACTCGAATGGCCAGGTCTTGCAATGATAATCGGAGCATTTCAGGTGTCTGTTGATCACTCATAATTGTGTCATGCCGATATTTGGTGAACATGTGGAAACAAAGACCATTCTGAACACGACCAGCACGACCTCTTCTCTGCTTCGCGTTGGCCCGAGAGATGAACGTATCAATCAGTCGAGATAGCTGCTTCTTTTCGTCGAATCGCATCTCACGGTGCTTTCCTGTGTCGATGACGCAAGTCACATCGGGAATTGTGATACCAGTTTCGGCAATGTTGGTTGCCAGCACAATTTTGCGCAATCCTGGCGGCGGAACGAGAAAGGCCGATTCTTGATCCTCGGTGGCAATGGAAGAGTGAAGGGGGTAGACTAGCCAATCTTTGGCAAATCTTGGGTCTCCCAGCAGCATATCGTTGAGCGTTCGAATCTCTGCGATACCAGGTAAGAACACGAGGATTGCCTTGCTGTAGAATTCAAGTGATGGGTCCGATGCTATTCGCACCATGAGCTGCAGGATCAGGTCGAAATCGATGCGATATTCGTCCAGCTGAGTTAATGTGCCCCGTGTTTGTGCCGAGTATGCAGCCAAGCTCGAAGAAATCTCGCTCTTTGGGCCGGTaccctctccctctcccacgTCGTCATCGAGGTCAACCATTTTCTCTTCGGGAGAGTCGCTTGGCCGGTATCCTGTCAGTTCAACCGCATCTTCGAGATATCGGACTTCAACGGGGAATGTCCGGCCTGGCACGTTCAGAATCGGTGCGCCGCCCAAGTAAGCTGAGAACCGTTCAGCATCAACCGTGGCAGACATAAGAACGACCTTGAGATCTTTTCTCCTCGTCAACAGCCTCTTCAGAACGATGAGAAGGAAATCACTGTCAATAGATCTCTCATGGACTTCGTCAAGCACCAAGTGCGTCACTTCTCGAAGATCGTTTGATCCCTCCAGCATGCGCATGACAATACCAGTTGTAGCGaagacaagtctggtctctcGAGACGTGTTGGCCTCCAGCCGAATAGAGTATCCCACGAGGGATCTATTTGTGCCCAAATCACCCTTGTTTTCGCCAAGCTCGTCGCTTACACGTTTGGCTAGTGAGATTGCAGAAATTCTACGAGGCTCTGTACAATAAATCTTGCAATGTCTGCCTTGGGATAGTTCATGTTCCAACAGGAACGCAGGTACCTGAGTACTCTTTCCACTATACAGGCGATGTTAGTCTTGGGGTCATTGATTCCATAGGCAACAGTCACATACCATCCAGTCTCTCCACATACAATGACCACCTGGTTGTCGTCGACGGCTTTGAGTACCTGTGGTCTAAATTGCCACATGGGAAGTTGCATGCGGGATTGCTGCGGTGAAGTTAGCATCGTACTAGAGAATAGGTGTGCGGAAAATGCTGGTAGAGGAAGGAATATACCATCATTGATTGAAATTTGTTGGTGCTCGCTTTGTCGGCCCAAATTTTCTGCAAAGCTTCCATGCTGGCTGTATTGAGCTTCGAACGATCTGATGCTCCATTTTGTGTGGGATCGGGGGAGTTTTTGGCACCTCCGCGGCCTCGGAAAGCAATTACACCGTCTTCCAACTCTTGATCCTGCCTCTGACGAACCAATGTTCTCAGTGACCTGACAGATTCCCGATCCTTGGTATCCAAGTAGTTCTTTTTCGACTCCGCCATTTCTGCCCAAAGATCTTTCCAAACAGGTGGTAGTCTAAGACTGACTTTCTCATCTTTTGAATTGCCGTTGAATATGTGGAAAAGGGCAGCTGTGGAAATATAGGCTTCGGCCTGTTTACCATCTGAGGCAGCTACGCCCTTCATTGTGAACGTAAAGTGTGTCGCATCAGCCGCTACTTCAACATCAGAGTTGGGCAACACTTGTGGCAGCTCTTGGGCTTTTGTCCACCAAATATCGACAGCTTGGCGACTGGCAAATGTAGCCTCAGATACTACGCTGTAGGTGAACTTGACTGATGCGTCTCTAAATCCGGGTATCAGTAATGATCACATCAACGGGGGGGTTTTATGTAACACTTGCCTGGAGCGACATGACTCCTCCAAAACTCTTCTAGGGCTTACCCCTGACCATTTAGCAAAATCTCGGAGTACGAGTTTAGATCCATCTGCTGAGTTGATGACTGTCGTCGTCTTGCCAGTGCTCGGATCCACCTCGTTCTGCGGAAGAGATGCAAATAATCCAGCAatatcgtcgtcgtcatcgtcttgtTGGGCAAGGATTTCTGCAGCAATGCGTTCTGCTTCGTCATTCACATCATCCTCCGGGTTGGATTCAAAGGCTTGTTCAGCCTTCGGTTTCGCCTCATCCGCAGCATCCTGGGCTTCCTTCTTCGCGGCAGCCAACTGTCTTTCAACTATAATTTTCTCAGACTTCCATTTTAGATCTGCGCTGTATTTGTCGAAAAGAACGTCGCCTTCTATCTTGCTAATTTTCGCTTCAAGTTTAGCAATCTCCATTTGCGTGTCGTCATCGTTGTCGGTTGGTTTATTACTGGTACGAGAGAGTTCAAGATGCTTTGCTTTTGCGGAGACATATTCGGGAATCAAATCCTCGGGCTCTATATCTATATCGTACGTCACAGCTAGCTTTTTCCCTTGCGATGCAGCAGACTTGGAGCCCCGCTGATTGGGTTTATTCTTGTTGGGTTGCTGTGGCTTGGGGGTGCCAGGGCGTGACGCATTAGGGGTCTCCGTAGGGGTATCTGTCGATGGAATCAGTATTTACATGATACTTGCACGCGCGTATTGTTGCTGGGAAAAAGCCGGAGAGGAAATGTACCTCTGGAAATTGGTTTGCCCTTAAACTCGTACGACGGCAGTTCCTCGACAGGACACTCCCTCGCAAACCACTCTAGTGCCTCGTCCAGACCCCAGATAGAATCTTTGACTACCGGAGAAATATTGGTGGCTATATCCAAAATGTGTTTGAGAACCGCTTCAACACGTGCTTCAGGAAACCCAGCTGAGGCCAAGGTCTGGCGCAGAGTCCACAGACGGACAATCATGTCCTCCTCTGAGGGAAGCTTCCCAGTACCAGCATTATCGGATGACACACTCGAAGCAGCAAAGCGAGTCTCTGCTTTTATAAGATCGAGGATGTGGTCTACCAAGTCCGGTGGTAGCCATTTGGGGGCGTTGACCA
It contains:
- a CDS encoding pre-mRNA splicing factor (similar to Coccidioides immitis RS XP_001246170.1) yields the protein MANPVGEDGWVAYIEEAVRNGSGLEHHVNVVELYKRAVGAEPGSLRLWLAYCNYFWHLWESSNSSNAGWSDEEQVLGREVFSFDAALDLWQQGYEAVQYRLSDSHELWDRWISVEMEQLVKGKTTEGVRRITQLYLDRLSTPHLTWDETSQAFSSFLSQYNKSEWEKTMQEITLIAQTTKRAIQVRDPFELKLKQAQRNHDIESEKAQLRDYIDWEVRGSKRKQDGADLTLNLCAGLFDRALTGLFATDEDVWYDYIVFLSSSASKSSFPADRLLNASRRSVQHCPWSGRLWSRYILSAEEAKLAFADIESIKNTAASDDQLYKSGMEGMIEVYGTWCALLKRMALEPAATDEELDVADEGLRTALEEVHTTGKRLYGKDFQGDPKYRLERIYIQYLTEKEGAIQAARAQWKKLERRSIYADSYDFWFNYYTWEMLVFSSSWNQEGQDHLRVPTEATAVLSSAAQRKTIDWPEKVLDMYQQHCSTHELPSVVRQADDFVHKTQKVLAYRRKRQEEQQAAQYAAYYESQAQEQQAEAPAEKASTQQEQAAADEMASPSGPKRKRESLADTQEDETENATKRQRSGEEIPSASGQPPKRDREHSTIIVTNLPFDATQAAVRKYFKPYGAINNVTAFVKEKDSQSTTALIEFSSPEEAQSALLRDSKYFGESQITVQLGHDLTVYVANYPPAADENFIRQLFKDCGDILSIRWPSLKVNTHRRFCYVSFRDRKASAKAVAKEGKLLEGKYRLLAKYSDPNRKKNREGAIAEGREVHISNLDRSATEQDIRAVFGKFGTVKRVNIPLNMAGTNRGFAFLDFENKDQAENAVQELNNTKFRSQILQVEVSKENKVKPSAKSTDFQRASASPAPSSVKDTEGDDAMGDANSATGPSKPSSAEIAARTIALMGLPDTVNDARVKALVEPLGSIVKLVHQPGHGGAIIEFVDVATAGKAALQLNSMEYEGQKLRTGSADELRQNKPDNRAGGQMTKPKGLMAPPQATRRAVLGRPGPKRGLGFTPRVAAAAAASAPVEKTGGQKSNADFKAMFLAGRENAEKKSDATE